One region of Epilithonimonas zeae genomic DNA includes:
- the infA gene encoding translation initiation factor IF-1, translated as MAKQKHIEQDGVITEALSNAQFRVELENGHVLIAHISGKMRMHYIKLLPGDKVRLELSPYDLTKGRITFRY; from the coding sequence ATGGCTAAACAGAAACATATAGAACAAGACGGCGTGATTACGGAAGCACTTTCCAACGCGCAGTTCCGTGTAGAGCTAGAGAATGGGCATGTTTTAATTGCCCATATTTCTGGTAAAATGAGAATGCATTATATAAAACTCTTACCTGGAGACAAGGTAAGACTCGAACTCTCTCCTTATGACTTGACTAAAGGGAGAATAACTTTTAGATATTAA
- the secY gene encoding preprotein translocase subunit SecY, with protein sequence MKEFIQTLKNIWSLKELRDKIILTLSLVLVYRFASYVSLPAINTAEVGNLLQHYQNQGGNQQGAGLLGLLSSFTGGAFSRASIMALGIMPYISASIIVQLMGMAIPYLQKLQKDGESGRNTLNQITRWLTIGVCLVQAPSYLTSVTQFFLPYSQFSSAYYVDPASLMFWLPSIIILVAGSVFAMWLGEKITDKGIGNGISILIMVGILADLPTAFYQEVLTQNGKGGLGSIMILVEIVFWLLVILLAIILSVAVRKIPIQYVSRAQARGGVSRNLMEGARQWIPLKVNAAGVMPIIFAQALMFVPGLLTKVDESNTFLAGFKNVFSWQYNVLFALLIIIFSFFYTAITIPVNQMADDLKRNGGLIPKVRPGKETADYLDDILSKITLPGAIFLSIFAVLPAIVHGAFVQTDRFALFFGGTSLLIMVGVILDTVQQINTYLLNHHYDGLMQSKLSRSSNL encoded by the coding sequence ATGAAAGAATTTATACAAACACTTAAAAACATTTGGAGTCTAAAAGAGCTGAGGGATAAAATTATCCTGACACTTTCTTTGGTCCTTGTGTATAGATTCGCATCTTATGTTTCTCTTCCTGCAATTAACACGGCAGAAGTAGGAAACTTATTACAACATTACCAAAATCAAGGCGGGAACCAACAAGGGGCCGGCCTTTTGGGTTTATTGTCATCTTTCACAGGTGGAGCTTTTAGCCGTGCCTCTATTATGGCATTGGGAATCATGCCATACATTTCGGCATCTATTATTGTACAGTTGATGGGAATGGCTATTCCTTATCTTCAGAAGTTACAGAAAGATGGCGAAAGTGGAAGAAATACTTTGAACCAAATTACCAGATGGTTAACTATCGGAGTTTGTCTTGTACAGGCGCCATCATATTTGACATCTGTTACGCAATTCTTTTTACCTTATTCACAGTTCTCATCAGCATATTATGTTGATCCGGCATCTCTGATGTTCTGGTTACCAAGTATTATTATTTTGGTAGCAGGTTCTGTATTTGCAATGTGGTTAGGAGAGAAGATTACAGACAAAGGTATTGGTAATGGTATCTCTATTTTGATTATGGTGGGTATCCTTGCGGATCTTCCAACGGCTTTTTACCAAGAAGTTCTAACACAGAATGGTAAAGGTGGATTAGGAAGCATCATGATTTTAGTAGAAATTGTATTCTGGTTATTGGTAATTTTATTAGCTATCATATTATCTGTAGCAGTAAGAAAAATCCCAATCCAGTATGTAAGTAGAGCTCAGGCCAGAGGTGGGGTAAGCAGAAACTTGATGGAAGGCGCTAGACAATGGATCCCATTGAAGGTGAATGCCGCAGGTGTAATGCCAATCATCTTTGCACAAGCATTAATGTTTGTTCCTGGATTACTTACGAAAGTTGATGAATCAAATACGTTTTTGGCTGGTTTCAAGAATGTTTTTAGCTGGCAATACAACGTATTGTTTGCGTTATTGATTATAATTTTCTCATTTTTCTATACAGCAATTACCATTCCTGTGAATCAGATGGCTGATGATTTGAAGCGTAATGGTGGGCTTATTCCTAAGGTTAGACCTGGAAAAGAAACGGCAGATTACTTGGATGATATTTTATCCAAAATAACTTTGCCTGGTGCAATATTTTTGTCTATCTTTGCAGTCCTTCCGGCAATAGTGCACGGAGCGTTTGTTCAGACAGATAGATTTGCTCTCTTTTTTGGGGGTACATCGTTGTTAATTATGGTTGGAGTTATCTTGGATACTGTTCAACAAATTAACACATATCTGCTGAACCATCATTATGATGGGTTGATGCAATCTAAATTATCAAGATCATCAAACCTTTAA
- the rplO gene encoding 50S ribosomal protein L15 encodes MNLNNLKPSAGSTFSTKRIGRGQGSGYGGTSTKGHKGQKARAGYSQKIGFEGGQMPLQRRLPKFGFKNINRKEFRAINLDTIQTLIDTKNITGDITRDVLVENGLASKNELVKILGRGDLKSGVSISADKFTKSAEEAINKAGGKAITL; translated from the coding sequence ATGAATTTAAATAATTTAAAACCATCAGCTGGTTCTACATTCAGCACAAAAAGAATTGGTAGAGGCCAAGGAAGCGGATACGGTGGTACTTCAACAAAAGGACATAAAGGTCAGAAAGCTAGAGCTGGTTATTCTCAGAAAATCGGTTTCGAAGGTGGACAGATGCCTTTGCAAAGAAGACTACCTAAATTTGGTTTCAAAAATATTAATAGAAAAGAGTTTAGAGCAATCAATCTTGATACTATCCAAACTTTGATCGATACTAAAAACATCACTGGTGATATCACTAGAGACGTATTGGTAGAAAACGGTCTTGCATCTAAAAACGAATTAGTAAAAATCTTAGGAAGAGGTGATTTGAAATCTGGTGTTTCTATCTCTGCTGATAAGTTTACTAAGTCTGCTGAAGAGGCAATCAACAAAGCAGGAGGTAAAGCAATTACTCTTTAA
- the rpmD gene encoding 50S ribosomal protein L30 codes for MATIKVKLVRSAINRSKTQKRTLEALGFKRLQQVVEHEATPSILGMIASVSHLLEVQK; via the coding sequence ATGGCAACAATCAAAGTAAAATTAGTTAGAAGTGCTATTAATCGTTCTAAAACTCAAAAAAGAACACTTGAAGCACTAGGATTTAAGAGACTTCAACAAGTTGTAGAACACGAAGCTACGCCTTCTATTTTAGGAATGATCGCTTCTGTAAGTCACTTATTAGAAGTTCAGAAATAA
- the rpsE gene encoding 30S ribosomal protein S5 — translation MVDSNIERVKPGGLELKDRLVAVNRVTKVTKGGRAFGFSAIVVVGNEDGVIGYGLGKSKEVASAIAKAVEDAKKNLVKVPVINHTIPHQTSARYGGADIFLRPASHGTGLIAGGAVRAVLESAGVHDVLSKSKGSSNPHNVVKATFNALLDIRRPEEIARMRGVSLSKVFNG, via the coding sequence ATGGTAGATAGTAATATAGAAAGAGTTAAACCTGGAGGATTAGAATTAAAAGATCGTCTGGTTGCTGTTAACAGAGTAACTAAAGTAACGAAAGGAGGTAGAGCATTTGGATTTTCTGCAATTGTTGTTGTAGGAAACGAAGATGGTGTTATCGGTTACGGACTTGGTAAATCTAAGGAAGTTGCTTCTGCTATCGCGAAAGCTGTAGAAGATGCTAAGAAAAACTTAGTGAAGGTTCCTGTAATCAATCACACAATTCCTCACCAAACTTCTGCTAGATACGGAGGTGCTGATATCTTTTTGAGACCAGCTTCTCACGGTACAGGACTTATCGCAGGTGGTGCGGTAAGAGCGGTGCTAGAGTCTGCAGGTGTACACGATGTATTGTCAAAATCTAAAGGTTCTTCTAACCCACACAATGTTGTGAAAGCTACTTTCAACGCATTGTTGGATATCAGAAGACCAGAAGAAATTGCAAGAATGAGAGGTGTTTCTCTAAGTAAAGTGTTTAACGGTTAA
- the rplR gene encoding 50S ribosomal protein L18: MALTKVEKRIRIKRRVRGKISGSAELPRLSVFKSNKEIYAQLVDDKDGKTLVSASSREKGVDAKGTKVEVSVAVGKAIAAKAKAAGIESVVFDRNGFVYHGRVKALADGAREAGLKF, from the coding sequence ATGGCATTAACAAAAGTTGAAAAACGAATCAGAATCAAAAGAAGAGTAAGAGGGAAGATCTCCGGATCTGCAGAATTACCAAGATTATCTGTATTCAAAAGTAATAAAGAAATCTACGCTCAATTGGTAGATGACAAAGACGGTAAAACATTAGTATCAGCTTCTTCTAGAGAGAAAGGTGTAGACGCTAAAGGAACGAAAGTAGAAGTATCTGTAGCAGTTGGTAAAGCTATCGCAGCTAAAGCTAAAGCAGCAGGTATCGAAAGTGTTGTATTTGATAGAAATGGTTTTGTGTATCATGGTAGAGTGAAAGCTCTTGCTGACGGTGCTAGAGAAGCAGGTCTTAAATTCTAA
- the rplF gene encoding 50S ribosomal protein L6 has product MSRIGKAIIEVPAGVTVTEKEGVVTVKGPKGELSQELTGGISFSQEDGVLTFTRPSDSKEHKALHGLYRALINNMVVGTSTGFTKQLELVGVGYRASHNGQRLELALGFSHGIVLELPKEVTLDTLTEKGKNPIITLSSYDNQLLGMVAAKIRSFRKPEPYKGKGVKFVGEIIRRKAGKSA; this is encoded by the coding sequence ATGTCAAGAATTGGTAAAGCAATTATAGAAGTTCCTGCTGGAGTTACAGTTACCGAGAAAGAAGGTGTTGTAACGGTTAAAGGTCCTAAAGGAGAATTATCTCAGGAGCTTACAGGAGGAATCAGCTTCTCACAAGAAGACGGTGTACTTACGTTCACTCGTCCTTCTGACTCAAAAGAACATAAAGCGCTTCACGGTTTATACAGAGCGCTTATCAACAATATGGTTGTTGGTACTTCTACAGGTTTCACTAAGCAATTAGAACTAGTAGGAGTTGGATACAGAGCATCTCACAATGGCCAAAGATTAGAATTGGCTCTTGGATTTTCTCACGGTATCGTATTGGAACTTCCAAAAGAAGTGACTTTGGATACATTGACAGAAAAAGGGAAAAACCCGATCATTACATTATCTTCTTACGATAATCAACTTCTTGGAATGGTGGCTGCTAAGATCAGATCTTTCAGAAAACCTGAACCTTACAAAGGAAAAGGTGTGAAATTCGTGGGCGAAATCATTAGAAGAAAAGCCGGTAAATCTGCATAA
- the rpsH gene encoding 30S ribosomal protein S8, with translation MVTDPISDFLTRVRNAQSAGHKVVEIPASKIKKEITKILFDQGYILNYKFEDNAVQGAIKIALKYDKQTNKPAIKSIQRASRPGLRQYKGSEELPRVLNGLGVAIISTSKGVMTDKKARQEKVGGEVICYVY, from the coding sequence ATGGTAACAGATCCAATTTCAGATTTCCTAACAAGAGTAAGGAACGCACAAAGCGCAGGCCACAAAGTGGTGGAAATTCCTGCATCGAAAATCAAAAAAGAGATCACTAAGATTCTTTTTGACCAAGGTTATATCTTGAACTACAAGTTCGAGGATAATGCAGTTCAAGGAGCTATCAAGATCGCTTTGAAGTATGATAAGCAAACAAACAAGCCTGCTATCAAGTCAATTCAAAGAGCTTCTAGACCAGGTCTTCGTCAGTACAAAGGTTCTGAGGAACTTCCAAGAGTACTTAACGGACTAGGTGTAGCTATTATCTCTACTTCTAAAGGAGTAATGACTGATAAAAAAGCGAGACAAGAGAAAGTGGGAGGTGAAGTAATTTGCTACGTATATTAA
- the rpsN gene encoding 30S ribosomal protein S14 — protein sequence MAKESMKARERKREATVAKYAEKRRALKEAGDYEALQKLPKNASPVRLHNRCKLTGRPRGYMRTFGISRVTFREMANNGLIPGVKKASW from the coding sequence ATGGCTAAAGAATCAATGAAAGCGCGTGAGCGCAAAAGAGAAGCTACTGTAGCTAAATATGCTGAAAAAAGAAGAGCTTTGAAAGAAGCTGGAGATTATGAAGCATTACAGAAATTGCCTAAAAATGCTTCTCCTGTAAGATTACACAACAGATGTAAACTAACAGGAAGACCAAGAGGATACATGAGAACATTCGGTATTTCCAGAGTAACTTTCCGTGAAATGGCTAACAATGGTCTTATCCCAGGAGTTAAAAAAGCTAGTTGGTAA